ACTAATTTTGCTGCTGTCCGAGCGATCGCTTCCTTTTCTTTTGGCGCTTGCTTTTGGCGATCGGCATAACTGGCCGTGGCTGGAGATTTGAGGAGCGCTCCCCCATGAACGCGTTGCAATAGTCCAGTTTCTGCCAGTTCTCGCAAGTCCCGGCGAATCGTATCCTCAGAAACCTTCAGAACAGCACTAAGTTCTGTCGAAAGTACCTTTTTATCACGACGCAGAATTTCTAAGATGAATTGTCGTCGTTCAGCAGTTAGCATAATTAATTTTCCTAAAAATGCGTTTTTGACCTTGAAATTGCACGTTTGTGAGTTTATACTTATTGATATGCAAGTTTTTGTACGGTAATCCGTAACTTCAATTGAATTCAAGCGCATTCATGCACAATCGAATGTATTAATTTTGGCATTTGATGAAATCACTCGGAACCATTGTGGTTCCAAGTAGTTGCCTTGAGCTTGGATAATTGTTGCCCAATCAGGGTTTTAACAATTTTTTTGTAGTGCGATCGCGCCTTCTGCTTTTTCAAATTGTTTTTTATTCAATCAATAAACCATGACTATTATTAATACCCAATTTCCAATCGATCTTGGTGCTTACAAACCTTTAGCGCTCAATCCAGCCAATTCGAGCCTTACAGATGAACAGCGAGAGACTCTCAAAGCGAATATTCAACTCTGCCGGGATGCGATCGTCTTTTTTACAGCAACTGGCGCTGCTAGTGGAGTGGGTGGCCATACTGGTGGACCATACGATACAGTCCCAGAGGTGATAATCCTCGATGCCTTTTTCCGGGGAGCATCGGAGCAATTTGTACCGATTTTCTTTGATGAAGCAGGACATCGAGTCGCTACCCAATATCTAATGGCAACGTTGCATGGTGACTTACCTGCCGAGCAACTTTTACATTATCGGCAAGCACATTCCCATTTACCAGGACACCCCGAATTAGGGCTAACTCCTGGTGTGAAATTTAGTTCTGGCCGCCTGGGCCATGTTTGGCCTTACATCAATGGTGTGGCAATGGCGAATCCAGGCAAGGCTGTTTTCTGTCTCGGTTCTGATGGATCGCAGCAAGAAGGTAACGATGCTGAAGCTGCTCGCTTGGCTGTTGCTCAACATCTCAACGTCAAGCTGATAATTGATGACAATGATGTAACGATCGCTGGACATCCTTCTAAATATTTACCAGGTTTCAGTGTCGCCAAAACTTTAGAAGGGCACGGGTTAAAAGTACTTCAGGGAGACGGGGAAGACTTAGACGATTTATACCGTCGTATGAGCGAAGCTGTGAATACTCCCGGAGCGATCGCTATTATCAATAAACGCCCGATGTGCCCTGGTATTGAAGGTTTAGAAGGTTCCACTCATGGTCATGATGTAATTTCTGTAGATTTAGCAGTTAAGTATTTAGAATCTCGTGGACAAACTGCGGCTGTCGAATACCTTAAAAGTATTGAGAAACCCAAGCAAACATATACATTTCTGGGTTCCAGTGACAAATGGGGCGCTAACCGCAATGTGTTTGGTGAAGCTGTGGTGGGTGTCCTCAGTCGCATGAGTGAGTCGGAGCGTAAAGAAAAAGTCAAGGTCATTGATAGTGACTTAGAAGGCTCCTGCGGTTTGAAGAAAATTCACGATACATACCCGGAAATATTTATTCCTTCCGGCATCATGGAACGGAGCAACTTCTCTGCTGCGGCTGGATTTGGGATGGAAAAGGGCAAGCAAGGTATTTTTGCGACCTTCAGCGCCTTCTTAGAAATGTGTATCTCAGAAATCACAATGGCACGGCTGAACTATTCCAATGTCCTGTGCCACTTTTCCCATGCGGGTATCGATGATATGGCAGATAACACCTGCCACTTCGGTTTGAACAATATGTTTGCCGATAACGGCTTGGATGATGGCTACGAAACACAGCTGTACTTCCCAGCAGATGTTAATCAAATGACAGCTTGTGTAGAAGCCATATTCTTTGAGCCTGGACTGCGGTTTATTTTCTCTACCCGTTCCAAAGTCCCCAATATTCAGGACAGCGACGGCAATGACTTATTTGGAAGTGGCTACAAATTTGTTCCCGGTAAAGATGAGGTTGTACGAGAGGGAACGCAAGGTTATATTATTAGTTTTGGCGATGCTCTCTACCGTTCTCTGGATGCTGTAGAACGTCTGAAGCAAGAAGGGCTAGACGTTGGTTTGATTAATAAACCAACTTTAAACACCATTGATGAAGAAATGATTACCAAAATTGGTAACGCTCCTTTTGTCCTTATAGTAGAAGCCTTCAATCGGCGGACAGGCTTAGGCAGCCGTTTTGGTTCTTGGCTGCTAGAGCGCGGCTTGGCTCCCAAATATGCCCATCTCGGAACTCATAAAGAAGGTTGCGGTGGTTTGTGGGAACAGTACCCATATCAAGGTATCGATCCAGTGAGCATTATCAACAAGGTTAAGGAGTTAGTTGGAGGGCAGTAATAGCTAGAAGCACAACATTATTAGGGCATGGCGCATTGGTTCGATTTTCCATGCCCAATGCCCAATTTTTATTAGACTTGTCGGGAAATAAGAGAGAATAGACAGCAGTGGTAGGGAAGAATGATGCTGAATATTGAAGGTGCGCTGAAGCAAGACCGACTGTTGAGGGCATTAACTGGGTTGAACCGGAAAGCATTTGATGCCCTTTTGCCCACGTTTACCACGATGTACCTAGATACTCAACAGGCCAAGCCTCGTCAACGTGGCCTGGGTGGAGGACGCAAAGCCCGCTTACTTACAGCCCAAGACAAATTGTTTTTCATCCTTTTCTATTTCAAATGTTATCCGACCTTTGATGTGGCGGGACTGCTCTTTGATATGCATCGCTCCCAGGCACATGAGTGGATGCATCGATTGCAGCCAATATTAGAAGCGGCTTTGGGACAGAAGATGGCGCTGCCGGAACGCCATCTCGAAAGCATTGAAGCATTTTTGTCACGCTTTCCAGGAGTGCAACGAGTGATGATTGATGGGACAGAACGCCCAATTGCGCGACCTCAAGAAAGAGAACAACAACAACAGAATTACTCCGGTAAAAAGAAACGTCATACGCGTAAACACTTGGCGGCAGTTGATGAAACCAAACGGGTCTTGATCTTAAGCAAAGCACGAGAAGGCAAACTGCATGACAAACGTTTTCATGACGAAGATGACATTGCAGGTAGTGTGCCTGATGAAATTCCGATTGAAGTAGACTCGGGCTTTCAGGGATTACAGAAGCAGTATGACAATCTCCATCTTCCTCACAAAAAGCCCAAAGGGGGCAAGTTAAGTGACCTTCAAAAAACGGAGAATCGTCAATTGAGTCAATCCCGTGTAGTTTGCGAAAATGCCTTTGCTGGTGTGAAGCGCTACAACGCCGCCAGTGTCATTTATCGTAATCGGATTGAAAACTTTGATGACCATTTGATGCTGACCGCAGCAGGATTATGGAACTTCTACTTGATGGCTGCTTAAGAGAATCCCAATTACAAGACCAGCATTGCCTCACTTATCTTTTATTTCCCGACAACTCTATTTAGTTTTGGGTAAAGGTTGACCAAACTCAATTACCTGGGGATTGGAAGCATTGGGGATTGTTGGAACTGGAAATTCCGACGTACCAGAAGGAGGAATGCTATTTAAGTTACCGGGTTGATTTGGGAAAGAAGGAGGGGGAAGAATCAAAGCAGGTTGTTGAGAGGATGTATTCGGATTTAGGGGAGGTACGGTAACAAAAGGCTGCCCTGAGTTATTGGTAATTGTTGTGGGCAGGTCATTTGATATAGGCGGAACTGTGAGTAAGGGCGCTTGTAGATTAGTGGTAGTTACGGGTAGGTTACTAGGCGGCTGTGGCTTATACGGTGTTTGAGTTTGTTTCTTGGGTGAAGGTGCAGAGTTTCCTGGTTTCGCGGCAGTAGTTTTACCAGAACTAACGGGACGTAATACCCAGCGAGTGAAGTTTTTTCGGGAAACTGGTTGCAGTTGTACCTGTTTAGGATTAAAAGCAGTCCCTGGGGCTAAATCTAAGACAATGCGTGTGTCATTTGCATTCAGTTGAGAAACGCGAATGCTTTTGATTGCTCCAGAATAATTTTGTTGCGTGGTAACTTTGCCCAACTTGGTATTCGGTAAATCTACAACAAGCCGAGAGGGTTGGGCTAAGTAGAAATAACGGGGGGTTGTGCCTGCTGAAAGGTTAATTTCGAGTCGCTGTGTTTTTGGGGAAAAACGCCAATTATCTAGCTTTGCTACTGGTGTAGCAGCAGTAGTACAAGTTTCAAGGGCGATCGCTGCACAAAAGCCTAATAGACTGATGTTAAATAGCTGCTTGCGCCATTGGCAAAATTGCCTAGTCTTTAATCCCTGATCCATTCTTTTTATCTGCTCCATAAAACCCATACAATGCGTTCACATTGCTGTTTACTTGGTGCTTTAAATCCCTAGACGCGATTAATCGCGTCTCTACCCACCCCCAAATTCAATTAGCTTTTTCGGGCACAGCAGTAAATTTTAGGGTTTGTGGAATGCCATTTACGCTTAATTGACCTGTCATATTACCTTTATCCACAAGTTGCATTTGAATTGTGACTAAATTCAGAGGATCGTTTTGAGGGTGAGGAATATTACAAAGGATTGATCTACCAACTTTTCCAGATAAATTTAACTGTTGATTTCTGAAAATGCCTGCCAGAGAGTGCTTTTCGTCAGTATCGGCGTTAGTGTTTGCCGGTAGTACAGAGGCATTTAAGTAAATACCCGACTGCTGAATGTTTAACGTTAGAGTATCCGATTTTTCACAGTTCGGCAAATTCTCTGACAGGGTTAGACGATACCTACCGTTTACTGGCGGAGGAGCCTTAAGATTGTTTTCCCCGTAAACGCTTACAGTTTTAAACAATAGTAGTACTGAAAGTATTGTTACTCCGTAAAAAGCCAAAGATTTGAACTTGAAATGATTCATAATTTCAATTCCTGAATGTTGGCTCTTGACTACTAACTTCAGGCAGCATAGAGGCAAGGTGAGCGGTAACTTGACTGTAGCGGCGGGTAATCAACAGGGAAGAACGACATTGGATAGCTAATTGATCTGTATATCTTCCCAAGGTTTGGCGTTCGATACCCCAAGTGCGGCTGGTGCCAGCAATAGTTAAGTCAACACCTTCTGAGGCTTGAATTACAGCTTGGATTGGTTCTGGGGCTTCGACAATTTTAATTTGAATGCGATCGCGTACACTGGCGGGCAACTGCTCCATCATCGTGTGCAGTTCATAACTCAATTCTTCTCTAGTGTGATTTGCTGCTATATGTAATATTTGCAACATACAAGTCTCACGATTGATTAGCAGTCTTAAAGCTAGTATTAGTGCTAAATCATCATGGATATTTGCAGAATACGGTACAAGTAAACTCTCTAATAGCTCTTTGCCTTTGTCTACAAATACTGCTACATCTACTGGGGCAGTGGTAAGTATTTGTCCGACTCGTCCACCTAAACGATTACTACTAAAAGCTGGTCGATGCCAGCCTACGAGAATTAAATCAACTTGTTCTAATGTGGCAATCTGTGCTGTTTCGCGGGCAACGTTGCTGGAGATGCGAACGATAGGATGCACACAAGAACGAGTTTCTGACGGTTCGAGAGTATTAATTAATTCTTCTAGTTGCTGGCGGCGCTGGGCAATTAATCTGTCTGCTTCAACTGGTGTACTTTCAAAGGCATAGTCTTCTTGAAATTCAATCAGGCTAAGGGGGTTAACAACGGCAGGATATCGGTAACTGAGAGCAACACCGACGGCGGGCTGTGCCAAGGCTACTGCCAACTGTACTAAACCTTTTTGGGTACTTGGATTAGCCACTGGCACCAAAATTCGGAAAGGATGAGGGTAAGTTTCATCTCCAGCAGAGGTATCTATACCTGTTTCTGCTTCCAACTCCGGTTCTACAACATCTAACCTGATCAGCTTCTTCGGATATGTCCATTCCAGCAGTGGCGAGGTCATGAATGTAGTTACCAATGCCATAATTACCAGCATGGTAAATATCAAGGGGGAAATTACCCCTAACTCTAGACCAATATTTAGCACTATCAGTTCGGTTAAGCCGCGAGTATTCATTAACCAACCGAGCGCCGAGGCTTCCCGTTTACTAATGCCACTGACACGGGCTGCGACATAAGTGCCAACATATTTGCCTGCGATCGCTACTCCTAAAACCAACGCACACAAAAGCCACAATTCTGGACGGTTAAGCAAACCAATCTGTGTCTTTAAGCCACTGTAGGCAAAAAATATGGGCAGCAAGAATATCAAAACAAAATCTTCGGTTTTTACTGCCAATTCCCTCACTAAATCTTCATTTTTGGGCATTGCTGCTCCCAGTAAAAATGCCCCAAAAATTAAGTGAATACCAATTAGTTCGGTAATTAATGCCGACGCAACCACAGCCATATAAATCCCAGCTAGCAGCAATTGGCTGAGTCGTCCCGCACGAAGGTAGTGTTTGGCAAGGCGTTGCAGGAACCAACGTCCCGCCGTCAACATCAAGCCGATGTAAACTATGCTGGCGATAATTGTGGGTATCGCACCAGCAAAGTCACCAGTTCGAGCAACTGCGATCGCTACTGCCAAGAGACACCAAGCTGTTACATCGTCTACGGCTGCACAAGTTAGCGCCAAGGTTCCTAAACGCGTTCCTTGTAAATTGTTTTCAGTAATGATTCGCGCCAACACTGGAAAGGCCGTAATCGACATTGCCGCCCCCAAAAATAAGGCAAAGGCAGTGAAGGATACACTTGCATTAGAAACTAGGGGATAAAGGATCGCAGCTAGCAATGTTCCCAAGGAAAACGGCACTAAAATACTGACATGAGAAGTTAAAACAGCTACTTCTAATTGCCCACTGAGATATTTTGGATTTAGTTCTAGCCCAATCAGAAACATGAAAAATATTAGTCCCACCTGAGACAAAACATTTAAAAAAGGAATAGTTTCTGGTGGAAACAAGGTAACTGCTAAATGGGGGGCAACTAAACCAAATAAAGATGGGCCGAGCATAATCCCGGCAACAATCTCACCAATTACCAAAGGTTGCTTAATGGAACGGAATGCTAGCCCCATTAACCGTGAAAGCCCAATAATAATCAGTACTTCAACCAGAACGAGAATAACTATGTGCATGGTTTCCTCACAATTAACTATCTGGTTTCTCTAAGATGAATCTTTAAAGGGTCTGAAAATGCAAGTTCATTAGATACAACTAAGATTAATTTGCCCTTAGTTGTAATGTCAATTGCTGAGAGGATGCACTTGAAAAGTTGAAAAATGAATTTTGATGATTTTAGGAGATAAATTTAGAATAACTGCCGAATTGCCGATACAAAAAAATAGATAATTGGGATTGGTTTCGTACTATTCGTTAAAAGCGGGCACAAACAAATTAGCCATTATAGCTTAGAGTCTATGCGGATAATTTTACTCAACTCCTATGTAATTAATATCAGTTAATTGGTACTTAATTTTATATTTATCTTTGCTTAAGCAGAAGACTTATCATAGCTTGTACCATGCAATAAAAAGGCAATCAGTGGTGATGCCATGAGTGTAGTAATGACTGCCATAATAACCATTATAGTGAATAAAGTCGGGGTAATTATACCTTGCTCAAGACCAATATTGAGGATGATTAACTCCATCAAACCACGAGCATTCATAAGAGCGCCAATAGTTGCAGATTCACGCCAATTTTCTCCGGCTAACCTTGCAGCCAACATACAAGCGACACCTTTACCAAGAATTGCGATCGCAATAATTAACAGCGTAATTCCCCACAAAGTAGGCGTGTTTACCAATCCAATTTGAGTGTTCAGTCCAGAGAAGACAAAAAATATCGGTAGCAAAAAAGAAGTAGTTAAAAACTCACTATATTGGCGAATTTGTTGGGCAAATTCTCCGCGTGGTGTTACTGCTCCCAGCACGAAAGCACCGAATATTGCATAGATGCCTGTAATATCGGTAAACCATGCACAAAACATCAAAATTATCAACATCAAAGTCAGGGTTTGTCTGTTCACACCTGCATCGCGTTTTGTCATTCGTGTGAACGCTCTCAGTAGAGGTTGACCGAGAAAAATTGCAAATAGCACATAGCAAATGCCACCACCAATTGCTAATATGGCAATGCTCAGAGAATTTTTCACGCTAGCAAGGACGATCGCTAGCAAACACCAAGCAACTCCATCATCTACCGATGCTGCACCTAAAGCCAAAGTACCGAAGCGGGTTTGTGCAAGACCGCGTTCGTAAAGGATGCGAGCTAACATGGGAAAAGCCGTAATTGTCATCGACGCACCCAGATACAAAGCGGCTGACCAAGGTGTTACCTTTGGTTGAAAGAAATCGCCATTGTGATAAAACCAAAAAGATGCGATCGCTCCTAAAATAAAAGGAGTAATAATTCCAGCAGCAGATAGCAGACTTGCACTTTTGATATGATGTTTTAAAAGTTTAGTGTTGAACTCTAAACCAATCAAAAACATATAAATTACTAACCCAATCTGGCTGATAGCATATAGAATCGACATCGATGGATTGGGTATCTTGAGCCCTACAGCCGTAATGATGGGAAGCTTAGGAAAAAGCCATTGCTGAAAATCTGGTGCAATCAATCCCAAAAGTGATGGCCCTAGCATTACACCTGCAATCATTTCGCAAACAACATCGGTTTGACCAAGATAGCGCCGTCCTAAAATCGTGATGATGCGACAAGTGGCTAAAATAACTGTGAGTTGCAAAAATAGCTGAATAACCAGATCAAAATTTGACATTGCACTTCCTTAATATGCGTCTCTGCATTGAAAAATCTTTTCAGATTCCAAAGCTTGTCCTGTTTTTCTCATAGATGACTACATCAGCACAAGTGCTAATTTTAGAAATATTAAGATAGCTGCTTTTAATTTGATAGCAACTGCCCTATTGTTCGTAAAAACGGATACAACTTTGTATCAATACAACATATTGCATCCAAACTGAAACCGCCACATACAGCAGATTGCAACTTTATAAGGTACAGATGATTTTAAGGGCACAGTACTGCTGTGCCCCTATTTGTGTACTTCATTTACCTGAAAAACGCTGTATTAGTTAATTTTTACAAACCGATGTATTTGCATAACAATAACATTTACGCAATAACTCTCTGAAACTCTTATTACTTCTCTACAAGACCCTATGCAATTTACAACCACTCACCACCCCGAAAACGCCAACGAAGGAAAATAATTCGCATTAGGCTTTGTGAACTAATAAAAACTGCTAGCCACACGATGCTATAGTGCAGTAGAAAAACTGTTAACGGTAATTCTTCTTTCGGTAAAGGTATTGGTAAAAAGCCAAATAGTTTTACTCCACAGAACACAAATACTAATTCCCATATACCAGCTAAAAGTTGATAAACTGCGGGCCAATCCCTGTCCCATCGGGATTTCTGGAGATAGTTATAAAGCACATCCCAGCCTAAGCCAAATATAGCTACATAAAGAAGTATCCAAAAATAAACCGAGTTAGCACCAGGGCCAATCCAACCCATTGCAAAAGGCAAGGATACAAGTACGCCGACAGTTACAAATAATAATAATCGAGTTTGCCAACGACCAAATAAAGTTGGTGTCATAAGAGTTAGGAGAGACGCGATTAATCGCGTCTGTTTTTATAGATTAATTGTGAAAGGATGTTACATCTACTTTCATTGAAAATTTATTAAGATTGTGGTGCTTTTTGCGAAGATGGCAAATATGACGATATTGGCTAGTTTCAAAGCACCAACATATCTATAACTAATTAGGATTGTTTAAGATGATAATTAAATTGAGAATGGTAAGCTGCATTGGCAAAACCTACTGAATGTATCGCATCCCAATTTATCACATCTTCTAACAAAGCTTGATAACCGAGTGTATTGGGATGAAGACCATCTTCACTTAAACGTTTGAGCCGCCAATTTTCACCGCGTTCCATCCATTTCTCAAAAATATCTAAATAGGGAATCTGCCGTTTGGTGCAAGCAAGTCTAGTTGCTTCTTTGTAGCGGTACTGATCGACATGATTATAGTAAAAACAATCTAAAAATGGCATCTTGGCTTCATCTACTGGCACCATGCCCACAAATAACACAGGACAGAGTTGCTGTGCTAAATCTAAAAGAGTTGCAATTTCTTTTTCAAACAATGTAAAATCTGTGTAACTGCGACCATCGGGACGCGCTAACCGCGCTGAGTCATTCACACCTACGGATAAAATAATCAAGTCGGGGACACGATTTCGCAGTTCACCTCGGTGGCGAAATTCTACTTCTAACCTTTGCGCTACTTGTTGCGTGCGATCGCCTCTTACCCCTAAATTATAAAGAACATGACCGGCACTATCCGGCAACATCCACCATCGCCGTAGTTGCTCGATCCAGCCTCCTTTTTCCGGGTCGCCGAATCCATAAATTAAGCTGTCCCCCAGTGCGACAATCTTCATTGACTGAAAGTGATTTGGTGGTACAGACAGCTGCATTGAGGAAGAAGCTAGAAATGTGTGCATTTAACAACTATATTTTATATCTTTACAAGATTCTATACATTTCTATACCATAGATGGCTATCTTTAGTGTGCAAGCATCTATTTGTTGATATGGTTGCAAGGTTAATATTGCCGTAGTTGAGGGTCTGAAAGCCAAGTGTCGAGTTTAGAACTTGAAATAGCCGAGGTATTGCACAAATCATGGATACTGATGAATATGAATTTGAGAGAGTGTTAGAAAATTGCTTAGAGTTCTTACAGCAAAAACGAATCGCCTCAGAAACCCATGACAGTCTCTATCATTCCAACTTTCGAGACTGGCTAGGATAGACGGCAAATAAAACTCGACAAAAAATTTCCCTAACCCTCTCAATTAACTAAGAAGATTAGGGACTTAAGAATGGAGCTAAGCGGATTCGAACCGCTGACCCCCTCAATGCCATTGAGGTGCGCTACCAACTGCGCTATAACCCCTTAAAAACCCATTATACATAATTACTTAATTTTAGTACCTTGTCAAGCTTTTTATGGAAACTAAATTTTAAATATCTCTTCTACCACCAGACACTCACAACGACACTTGCAACAAGTAGGTCATACAGTGCCCCATCAAAAAGTAAACTACTAACATGGCAGCAGCAGCCAGAGCAACCAATGTACCAGCCAACATGAGAGAAAATTCTTTACTCTCGTAGGCTTTTTCCATTAAGTGCAGCGACCACGCCACCAGAGCTACATCAAAAAGTAAAATAGGAAGCAACATATTTTTTAATATTTGTTAATACTTGTAAAATAATATTAACACCCTTTTTAAGAAGTGTGTCTAACCTAAGATAGATGTAATTAAGGGGTGATCTGTGAGTCAAGATAATGTTCTTACTGGCACATTGCGATCGCGTAAATAATTTTTGATTTCTGCTACGCTTAATTGTCCGTAATGTAATAGCGATGCCAGTAGTGCTGCTTCCGCTTTGCCTTCAGTTAGAGCTGTATAAATATGTTCACAATTACCTGCACCACCAGAAGCAATGACTGGAATTTCTACAGCGTTTGCAATAGCCCGTGTAATCTCGATGTCATATCCAGCTTGGGTTCCATCAGCATCCATACTTGTTATTAGAAGTTCTCCAGCACCGCGTTTCTCAACTTCCTGCGCCCACAATAGGGCATCTAAGCCTGTATTTTCCCTGCCACCCCGCACATACACATCCCAACCTGGATTTTCCGGGTTATTTCTGCGTCTGGCATCAATAGCAACAACTATGCACTGATTACCAAAGCGATCGCTTGCCCGATTAATCAAGTCTGGATCGCGTACCGCCGCAGAATTAATACTAACCTTATCTGCGCCAGCTCGTAACAAAGCTTTAACATTTTCTAAGGATTGAATGCCACCACCCACAGTCAATGGAATAAAGACCTGTTCGGCAGTCCGGTAGACCACATCTAAAATTGTAGCTCGGTCTTCATGAGTAGCTGTAATATCCAGAAATACTAACTCATCAGCACCGGCTTCGTTGTAAACCTTGGCCAACTCTACTGGATCGCCTGCATCTTGGAGATTTACAAAGTTAACTCCTTTTACAACCCGTCCCGCCTTCACATCTAAGCACGGTAAGATTCTTTTAGATAACATAATAACTTTTGTACTTCTGGGTAATTGACCGGAATTTAAATTTTAAATTGGCGCGGGTATTTCCAAACGAAAATTTTCACGGGAATTCGGTATGGGGCATTGGGAATTGAAAAGAGGCAGAGGGGCGGGGTGCAGAGGGGAAAACTATTTTCCCTTGCCCCCTAATCCCCTGCTCCCCTACTCCCCTGCCTGTCCCACTCCCCACTTTCTAGTCCCCTTAAAAGTTGATAGCTGAATTATGGCGATAATCTCCTCGAAAAAACAGCCTCCAGAACCCAACGGAGAACCAAAGCAGCGTCGGGAGTCGGCGAAAGCACCATCCACAGAAAATATTTTGAAGCCTGAAGCTGCTATTGATGAACAAGAACAACAAGAAGAAGGTATTCGACCGCACCGATTTGCCGATTACATTGGACAAAAAGATTTAAAGGATGTGCTAGATATTGCCATTAAAGCAGCCAAATCTCGTGGTGAGGTGCTGGATCACTTACTGCTGTATGGGCCGCCGGGATTGGGCAAAACCACAATGGCAATGATTTTAGCATCGGAAATGGGGGTAAATTACAAAATTACGAGTGCGCCAGCCCTAGAACGTCCACGAGATATTGTTGGGCTACTGGTGAACATGAAGCCAGGGGATATTTTATTTGTGGATGAAATTCATCGCCTCTCGCGGATGACGGAAGAAATTCTCTATCCGGCAATGGAAGATTATCGCTTAGATATTACTATTGGTAAGGGTTCCAGCGCTCGCATTAGAAGTTTGCCACTGTCAAAGTTTACCTTAGTGGGTGCTACAACCCGTGTCGGTGCTTTAACTTCACCACTGCGCGATCGCTTTGGTTTAATTCAAAAACTTCGAT
The Nostoc punctiforme PCC 73102 genome window above contains:
- the hisF gene encoding imidazole glycerol phosphate synthase subunit HisF yields the protein MLSKRILPCLDVKAGRVVKGVNFVNLQDAGDPVELAKVYNEAGADELVFLDITATHEDRATILDVVYRTAEQVFIPLTVGGGIQSLENVKALLRAGADKVSINSAAVRDPDLINRASDRFGNQCIVVAIDARRRNNPENPGWDVYVRGGRENTGLDALLWAQEVEKRGAGELLITSMDADGTQAGYDIEITRAIANAVEIPVIASGGAGNCEHIYTALTEGKAEAALLASLLHYGQLSVAEIKNYLRDRNVPVRTLS
- the ruvB gene encoding Holliday junction branch migration DNA helicase RuvB, which encodes MAIISSKKQPPEPNGEPKQRRESAKAPSTENILKPEAAIDEQEQQEEGIRPHRFADYIGQKDLKDVLDIAIKAAKSRGEVLDHLLLYGPPGLGKTTMAMILASEMGVNYKITSAPALERPRDIVGLLVNMKPGDILFVDEIHRLSRMTEEILYPAMEDYRLDITIGKGSSARIRSLPLSKFTLVGATTRVGALTSPLRDRFGLIQKLRFYEVDELTQIVLRTAQLLKTPVTQDGATEIARRSRGTPRIANRLLKRVRDYAEVKVSGVINESIASEALQLFQVDPCGLDWTDRQMLSVIIEQFNGGPVGLETMAAATGEDTQTIEEVYEPYLMQIGYLTRTHRGRMATKAAYKHLGFTPPNEQLSLL